Within Nitrospirota bacterium, the genomic segment GAGCCTCTCCCTACTAGGGAAGCAGCATACTCCTTAATCCTGGACGCGGTCAATCTACTTGGCTCGGCTCTTTCGGCGCCAAGGGTCGTTTTGTCCCACTCTCGCCTTTCGAATGGCTATCGCACCACCAGCACCGAGCAGGCGCTGTGCTGGACGAGCTTGGTCGAGACGCTGCCGAGCAGGAAGCGCGCGACCGCGCCCAGGCCCTTGGCCCCGGCCACGATCAGGTCCGCCTTCCGGTGGTCGG encodes:
- a CDS encoding universal stress protein; amino-acid sequence: DHRKADLIVAGAKGLGAVARFLLGSVSTKLVQHSACSVLVVR